CAAGTTACCTAAACAACTTGGCCAAAGCCAATATTTAGAAATTAGGAACTGCAAAActtactagagaaaaaaaaaaagttatggaataAGTCTTAAATCCCATCCCAGGGTTTTCCAAATGGTGTTTAGAGTCCACTTCTAGGTGTCTAAAACAAAAGAGGTATAGTTCTTGCCAAGTATTCAACAGAAATTCATTCTACAATCTTGGAGGCAGAAAGGAAAGGGGATTCGATGTTTTCCATGGATTGAACAGATGATTGCTATCATATTCCTATTCTCACAGAATCATAGAAACTACTTTGTTTTATGGATAGCTTGAAAATATCccacattttaaaaataatttgtattttacctaactataAAAACCCGAGTCTTTTAACAGGCGACTGATTCAAGCACAGCTGGAACTTGCCGTTAAATCTTATAAAAACTTATAACTAGGCTACAGCAGTACCCAGTAGTTACCTTCCCCTTCTACCAGTACACTGAACATTCACTTTGATTGCATCTGGGACTTTTGAAGGCGAGAAGTTAAGGACTGATGGttgatagttaagaaaaatacaaatggaTATGTGTTATGTCTTTtaattcttaaatattttgaaGCTGGtgttatttttcataactatttcCTTCACTAAACCACCTCCACCAGAATAAATTATTGGAAAAAGTGGTAAACTAGACACATTCAGGGGCATAATATAGTTTACTTTGTTTTCAAGAATTTTCATATTATTGATCTGGTGCTCATCTTTGGCCTGAACCCTAAatcaagatcaatatcaaaataTTGAACATTCTTTTAGACCTAGGTTCTGCTTCAtaacaaaaattaattaatttatccctttcacccccaaaggacgtaccggtacgttctagcaaaacactgttaattacatattttcatatatttttgataattttacgagaaacttcaggcattttccaaaagaatgagaccaacctgacctttctaggacaaaaactaagcttgttagagcaattttaaaaaattatttagcaaaatgtgctcgaaatttaacgttatggtgggggtaaaagggttaaagtatgaCCTTACCTCCATAGCAAACTGCCCAACATAAGTCCCAGTCATGGTGGAACTCTGGCCAGCTGCAAGTATTCCCAcagcccatatatacatacacgcaacgCCAAATGTGCAGCCCAGGAAAACACCTGCTTTATATAGATCAGCATCAACTAGATCATCATTTTCCTGAAATACAAAGCAGCAAGTATAAAAGCAATTCAGAAGTACAAGAGTTGCAGTCGTTGGAATTAAATCTACGTTATCTTTTGGGGTCTAGTAAAACAATTGTCATCGTTTGTTTGGAACGCtctgaaaaagaatattattattattattattattactatccaaactacaaccctagttggaaaagcaagatgctataagcccaggagctccaacagggaaaaatagcccagtgaggaaaggaaataaggaaataaataaatgaagagaacaaattaacaataaatcattctaaaataagtaacaacgtcaaaacagacacgtcatatataaactattaacaacatcaaaaacaaatatgtcataaataaactataaaaagactcatgtccgcctgatcaacaaaaaagcatttgctccaactttgaacttttgaaattctttcCCAGCTTGATAAAAAAATATGTCAAGATAAGCAAGTCAGCTTCAATAtaatgaaacaaaaaccaaaaaattaattttgaaatagagTGAAAACACTCTAATCTTTCACATAAAATATTCCCAGGGATTAACTATACAGTAACATATACTGAGCATCATAAATATTGTATCAACATGAAATAAAATGAGCAAATATATAACGTACAGGTACTTTATAGGAGGTTTATAACATATGGTGAATGTTATGTGTAAACATAATGATACTCACTGGGAAAATATCACTATGAGTGCTGTTTGCTGCTATACAACTATCATGCTGAAATCATGAAAAAAATCATTtagtatagtatatttacatgtaaaGACTGAAATGTGCTGTATTGTATTTAATTACTGCTAtctaagcaaaataaaatattaggAATTATAATAGATGATAAAGAGACATAACAGGCCTCTCCAACCATACAACTGAAATATTACACAagctgtatttctttataataaatactacactatattcaaaatattgtgctttttaataaaatcctttttttctttGCAGACTTTACAATCTGAATTTGACTATAAAATGAATGTTTgctttaaaataattgaaaatttactATACTTCACTTTACAAGTTTGacaaataatttgagaacaaagatACCAACTCGAGTATGACCTATGGGTCTAATATCTAAATAAtgttcataagaaaataaaaaaactggtTCATCTATGCAAGAGAAAATATACCTTTATACGACTATATTTCCCATTCCTTATATTGATAAATTCATATCTTCGTGTTCACAAAACGCATGCTCAAAATTACGTACCACTTGTTGATTGGTTTTACCATATAGCCCCGAGGCAAAGACCGATACAACAAATACATTAATGAGGAATGACACAAAGAGTGCTACAATTGCCTCAATGAAAAAGTATTTGTTTGCTTCACGAACTTCGTCCTTCTTCCTGCGGTCTACATCCCGAGACTGCAAAACAGTAATATATGGAAGAGTATTAACAAAGACAGAATTATAAATACAAATACTGCACTATACTGCATGTATAATCAAactgaacgaaaaaaaaaagtagtttcttttaaagaaattaaaagttgtttcttttaatgaaatgaaaaaaagttgTTTCTTCTAAAGGGTCTGTAAGtattaccaataaaattattcAGCTGGACTAATTAATCTATCCTTTGGTGAGCTTAAAAACAAATGACTATTAGAGTCAATAAAACCTCTTTGAAGATCTGACCTAAGATTTTACAAAAGTTTTCTCTTCAATAATAGTATCAGTCACTgcatttatcccttttacccccaaaggacgtactggtacgtttcacaaaagccatccctttacccccatggacgtaccggtacatccttgcaaaaaaatgccataaaaatgtttttttttcatatttttgatatttttttgagaaaattcaggcattttccaagagaatgagaccaacctgacctctctatgacaaaaattaaggctgttagagcaatttagaaaaaatatacagcaaaatgtgctgggaaaaaaataaccccctgggggttaagggttggaaatttccaaatagcctgggggtaaaagggttaatgtctatCTCTCAGTACAAAtataatcttgaaatctttttgcaaTTCTAATTACCTTCACCAGAGCAGAATGCAAATAAAGATTGTGAGGCATTATGACTGCTCCGACTATTCCAACCGCTTGAAGAAGAGCAGCACTGTTACATCCTTGGCATCTGGGAATAATTAGCCCTTCTATCACCTTCACTTGATCGGGTTTTGCGACTCCATACTCATAACCAAAAGTCACGGCCATTACAGCAATAAGGAAGCCGAAAAATGCCTCCAACTTTCGCAGACCGTAACGATCGAggaggagaaaagtaaatgtatcgGCAATTGTGATCAGCACACCACCCCAAAGAGGAATTCTGTAAATTAGGAGGAAAAAAAGATTACTATGATCTAAAACAACTGTTTTTATATTGTCTTCCATACCACTTAGTGTAGAATTATTGATATTGGAAAGTACaggtaaattatacatacatacatacatataccaaggcacttccccccaatttttgggggtagccgacatcaacaaatgaaacaaaaacaaaaaaggggacctctactctctacgttcctccagcctaacaagggactcaaccgagttcagctggtactgctagggtgccacagcccaccctccccaattACCCACCACAGATAAATTATACAAGACAGTAATATGAAGGACATGTAAATTTTGCAGGTACTGTAGTAAACAGATACAGCTACATGGAGATATAATATGTATACTATACCTACAGCGTATAAGAAAAAGTatgttaataaggataataaaatacTACTGATAATGCTATTAAGAACTTGAATTTATCAATTAGCCTTCAAAAAGTATTAGAATGGAAAACTCACTTTCATCATGTGTTATAGCTGTACACGCAATTACTGTAATGGTGTTGCATTACAACTATCTTTTGGATTACACCAAAAACTATATTTTGAaaatgtagtacagtactgtactgctaAAACATATATGGTACATCTTTGTTAAATtagttttcctaatttcttttttatcttttcaaataattttctacCACTTCATAATCATCAGATATAAATTCTGTACATATAGTTAGATTTaaaattttatatcataatttcttCCTTCAAAAACCTTTTCATTTTGACAATCTTTGTATGTTTTCCCATCACATTGCTCAAGAGCAGAAAACCTGTCTGAAACACTTGTACTGTAATTGGGTAATATTATTGTTTCAACCTTGAAAAAATTTGCCTTCTATTTCTATGAACTACCACTGAGGTTTGTACTGCTTCTTCTCCCGAACCTCGATTTAATAAAGACTTAGCAGTAAAATGTTTAAATTTCCCCATTTTCTTTTCCGTTCAATAATTACATGCTCTTAACAAAGGAATGGAACCTTTAATCGGTAAGTGGTAAGCCCACATATTTTTCATCTCTTACATTTCTCCGTTGCATCGGCCGTAATCACACGTTCCCCAGATTGTTTGTATATCACACCATTAAAATGTCTTCCCCTGGTTTTGTTAGCAATTACTGCTTCAAAAGTGCATGAGATTTGTTTATGGGAGATCATGATCCAAAATCCCATTGTGTATTGTGTTGGGGGCAATGctgtactgtactataattgttgtGAAGAGTGGTACCAATCATGGAAAAGTATGTTTCACTGACTGACAATCAAGATAACAGTTTTAAGCACAAAAGGAGACTTACTGTTAGTTCAGGGGAAAAGCCATGGAAGACTAGGCAGGTTGCTTATAGTGAGGATTACAAGATAATGATACGCCTCTACCTTTGGACAATACACAGGTTCAGCCAACCTTTGATAGTGATGAACTTCACAAGTTCTTGACATCACTTGTttcctttgaaggtttaaagtttTATAGGCCATTCATgaaaggacaatgacattgccctagtaagcaagaCAATGCTATAGCGACAGACcacatatcatatgatcagtgccaaagcctcctttccacccaagctagaaccagcaAGGGTCACgtaaagcaggtagacctataggctttcccaaaacccccatccttagctcacaaggatggtaaggttgcagtgagccaagaaactaacgagtttaagcgggactcgaaccaccgtctggcgatcaccaagtagAGACGCTGCCAATAAGGCCACAACCACCTTTGTTAAGATTTAGATATCCAGTGAATCCTCCCTTAATAATGGTAATTCTGGTCCTTATCACCCTGTTGCCAAACCTAACCTAATTCCCCAAGTTCAATTTAATGTTAATAGCATTTCCTTCAGTAAGGGTTTTGAAAGTACACTGAGTCTTACAGGTTCAAAAGCCTAACACAGCCTCAAAGTCTTTGAATACTTCAGTTTCTTCTGCTGCTAATCCCTTATAATACAGAAGCGCAATCATAGCCACTCTATAAAACAACTAAATTTAGATTGTGAGGCTGAAGACCGAGTCTATGTTGAAATTTACTTCAGGATCtcagagaatattttgaacagtcATAAAAAACCTTCaaacaattaataaaaatactggaaaagaaagaaaacaaaattaatcaTGCCAAAAAATCCAGCCAGCAAGAACCTTTGTTCTCACCGACGGCTGAGATCCCCGTGAGTTGTCAGTGAGCAGAATAGTGGGGGGTTGCTGGTTGTTTACACCTAGTTATAACTTTAACTGATGTGCGCGAGCTTTGCTGTTATTAATTCTCCTATAAGTAAAGGACGATGGTTTATACTCGTGTAGGAACAACCACGTTTCTATAAACAAAACAACTACAGTATTTGGAAGCTATTACTATGTATGACAAATTCTACAAATCTTACAACATGAATAACAAATAGATCAAACAATTGTATAAACAGTCCTGGGTACATAATTCTTAATAAGAATAAATTCAAATGCAAtctcgggtagtttgtagcgctacggccaagcgtcctaatttgcttattatcgctccaacTGTTatattgtatagaataaaaacgtttggaaatggtctacggatcttaaatatgtgcttaaacgcacacttttatgttttttgctgaaaaccctaaattacctgaaaatttgtggctcgagttcttactccggccacgaatcttctcgctcccgtagtaggtaaggggggggtccgggggggtgaagccccctgggtaaggatacggcttttagcataggttaggtgggttttttaagttagcttctcccgccaaaatcgtttttagaacgacggccacagttcagaatattccagttttctacgaactcgattttagaatgacggccacagtccaccccactttataatattcccattttctatgaatgaaaacggatctggccgtcaccctacaaaggctccgcaaTCTCTCTACAGCAATAATCTCCAAAACAACAGATATTGGAAAACTTACGCTTTATTTGACAAAAGGTATAGAGCTATAGATGTTCCTATAACTTCTTGCATGTCCGACCCAATTATAGCTATTTCAACCATGATCCATACTAGTATACGTGGTATCTTTGGATACTGACGATAGCATACTTCAGCTAGATGTAGACCAGTAACGACACCAAGACGAGCAGATAGACGTTGCATGATAAGACCTAATATAGTTGCCCACATCAGGACCCATAACAGCTGCAAGAAATAAgttattgtttatataaaataaacCTTAACTTTACAAAAAATGGTCTAATGAAATGACTGACATGAGCATGTGAGGTAAAATTAACCAAATATGGgtctatgaaatataaaaaaaacatactgtACCGTAGGTTATTTTGATTCATCACCTGAAAATTCTATTTATGAAGTTTCTATTCtaagaaaatcataaaaatgtaatttcttagaTCTCAAAAGCCAAGACATGACTACTTATTATATTCTTGACATCGAACATTATAACAaagtgaaaatagataaaaaacaaaccTGGTAATTTGCGGCTGCACCAGACTGAAGATCTGACTCAATATTTCCAGGATCCAGATAAGCAATGCTCATCAAAAATCCTGGTCCTGTGAATGCCCAAAATTTCCGGAAACTAAATATTTTCTGTGGAAAAAAAATTGAGTGGAAATTATGAACAATAAATTTACTTGTTGTTGCACGCACATGGAATTTATCATAAGGAAACTTGACTTATATTCTAGATTGAAATATTCTTTCACAAACAGGAAAAGCCAAGATCGGTAATAAAAAACATCGTTAAGTCACAGACACATCACAGGTGAATTAAAGAGCATTATGTCTATAAACCTTCCCTGATTTTTTTAATGCTTCTCTCAGTGCCTGGCTTATATTGACGTTTATcccaaaattaaaatttcaattttttttttctttcaaaaagcCTGGGCCTCTAGTACATTACTGAAACAATCTGGTGGTGATCTTGTAACCTTAAATGGCAGTAattacaatatatgaaataataactaCTAAATATCTGTCTTTAAACATAGCTTGCAAGTGATAAGAATAATTCGCAATCAATGACTTAAAACTGTCCAGAAAAGAATCATAACTTATCCTATGATTGTAACACTCACTGTCTTTGGTACTACTGTACTCTACAACAATTGTCAAAGTTACTACCTTTTGTGTATTCTACAACATTTCATGCAAATGGTAAAGGATTCTCTCTGCCTAATTCCAATGCAATAAAAAcctaatttgaaaaattaaattaattctttCAATACATACCTATTCACCTGTGTAAATAGCTTGACCACATTATAAAAGCCTATGACTACCTTGCTGCTAATTGTGGCAAGCAggatcatcatcatatcttattgcaCCAATACAGGTATTGTATCCATTGCACAATGGCCTGATTACATTTATGGATTTCAAATCTGTATAGATTGGCCCCTGTTCACACCCACAAAGTATGTGGCTCATTGTCTGGATGCGATGCCCACATGAGCACTCAGCAGAGGGGCCGAGACCCCaacttatgaagattgtctccagcaACAATCTCTTTATATCAGGCTTTCACCTCGCAATCACATATTTATAGGCTTCTTTCAAGcactgatattcccataatctacccCAGCATTCTCATCTATGTTCTCCTAAGATTGGCTTCCTCTCCCCCATCCTAATTTCATGAATGAGTGATTAAATGTTAGCTGATTGGGAGGTGACCATATGGACGCCTAAGGTTAAGCAACATAAATTTCGTGCAACAAACTTATAGTATATACTTGACCAGCTAATTTTGGCAGCTTGCCAAAGTCTAAAAGGGAAGCTGGTATTAACTTGTTCTTTTGAGCTTCTGATACATCAACTGTCTCGTAAAGAACAAATCTGTTATCTTCTTTTATGAATGCAATTACAATAAGTTTGAGATAATTCTATAGAAAGAGCAGGTACTGCTCAATCGAAacatttaaaatattctaaaacaacTAAATAAATTCATTTTTAGACTCCATTTGACTGCAAGGCTACAAGAAATTATCTACTGTATACCTCCTATTACAGAATCCGCTAATGAATCAACTTCAAGGCCTCTACTCACACTTCCTTCTATACCCCTGTACTCTTTTACTGTAAGAGAAGATTTCCCATGCTCTACCAGTGACTGTTTTGTAGGTTTGATTAACAAATTAAAGACAGATTCAATATCTGAATCTACTTTTAATGATGGAAAATCACCAGTATAGTAAATCCTATCTAAATACAGTATCTCATTTAAAGGGAAGAAACTAACTAAAGGTGACATTCATGCTAAAGCCTTTTTATTAgccttttatgaaattattttaattaaattttttattacaaataaataaaatcacaGTCAAGTGTGTTTGGTACGGATGTGATAATCCACCCTAGGGCCCTGTCAACTATTCTGATGTATTTGTTTGCACAGAAACTGGATTCACTTGTAAAATGTTTGAGAGATATGCAGCCTTCCTCCTTTCAATGTGGTTGAAAGGATTtactaatatgttattttcattagtaaaataaatttttgaatatacttacccgataatcatgtagctgtcaactccgttgcccgacagaattctacgggagggatacgccagctatcactatactagaagggggtgtactcacaagcgccacctgtggccaggtactacagtacttgttgttgtcgccacctcactttttcctcggtccactggttctctatggggaggaagggtgggtcaattaaatcatgattatcgggtaagtatattcaaaaatttattttactaatgaaaataacatttttcaatattaaacttacccgataatcatgtagctgattcacacccaggggggt
This genomic stretch from Palaemon carinicauda isolate YSFRI2023 chromosome 21, ASM3689809v2, whole genome shotgun sequence harbors:
- the Mvl gene encoding natural resistance-associated macrophage protein 2 isoform X3, which codes for MSNAGEQDRTERGGGGEGEDAVTPVRPSDTVVTSWPISPVSNSNSTTTLNENSSLTANEEEFDTYFADEKIQIPKTENKIFSFRKFWAFTGPGFLMSIAYLDPGNIESDLQSGAAANYQLLWVLMWATILGLIMQRLSARLGVVTGLHLAEVCYRQYPKIPRILVWIMVEIAIIGSDMQEVIGTSIALYLLSNKAIPLWGGVLITIADTFTFLLLDRYGLRKLEAFFGFLIAVMAVTFGYEYGVAKPDQVKVIEGLIIPRCQGCNSAALLQAVGIVGAVIMPHNLYLHSALVKSRDVDRRKKDEVREANKYFFIEAIVALFVSFLINVFVVSVFASGLYGKTNQQVHDSCIAANSTHSDIFPENDDLVDADLYKAGVFLGCTFGVACMYIWAVGILAAGQSSTMTGTYVGQFAMEGFLNLRWKRWQRVLLTRTIAILPTFFIAFYEDINDLTGMNDMLNAIMSLQLPFALIPTITFTSSERIMGEFKNGLFTKILASLFSLVVILINLWFVISFLTVALTGAWWQYVLVVIVGLFYISLVIYLVLFLLVAYGFNLCCMIPLSGLTGMEENGPSLQPSFEGSYPSI
- the Mvl gene encoding natural resistance-associated macrophage protein 2 isoform X2, which translates into the protein MAVAMPQYYIGVRGTGQKQVLYHYKSQMSNAGEQDRTERGGGGEGEDAVTPVRPSDTVVTSWPISPVSNSNSTTTLNENSSLTANEEEFDTYFADEKIQIPKTENKIFSFRKFWAFTGPGFLMSIAYLDPGNIESDLQSGAAANYQLLWVLMWATILGLIMQRLSARLGVVTGLHLAEVCYRQYPKIPRILVWIMVEIAIIGSDMQEVIGTSIALYLLSNKAIPLWGGVLITIADTFTFLLLDRYGLRKLEAFFGFLIAVMAVTFGYEYGVAKPDQVKVIEGLIIPRCQGCNSAALLQAVGIVGAVIMPHNLYLHSALVKSRDVDRRKKDEVREANKYFFIEAIVALFVSFLINVFVVSVFASGLYGKTNQQVHDSCIAANSTHSDIFPENDDLVDADLYKAGVFLGCTFGVACMYIWAVGILAAGQSSTMTGTYVGQFAMEGFLNLRWKRWQRVLLTRTIAILPTFFIAFYEDINDLTGMNDMLNAIMSLQLPFALIPTITFTSSERIMGEFKNGLFTKILASLFSLVVILINLWFVISFLTVALTGAWWQYVLVVIVGLFYISLVIYLVLFLLVAYGFNLCCMIPFLSEHLSVEAYTLDTTDSTMLRS
- the Mvl gene encoding natural resistance-associated macrophage protein 2 isoform X1, encoding MAVAMPQYYIGVRGTGQKQVLYHYKSQMSNAGEQDRTERGGGGEGEDAVTPVRPSDTVVTSWPISPVSNSNSTTTLNENSSLTANEEEFDTYFADEKIQIPKTENKIFSFRKFWAFTGPGFLMSIAYLDPGNIESDLQSGAAANYQLLWVLMWATILGLIMQRLSARLGVVTGLHLAEVCYRQYPKIPRILVWIMVEIAIIGSDMQEVIGTSIALYLLSNKAIPLWGGVLITIADTFTFLLLDRYGLRKLEAFFGFLIAVMAVTFGYEYGVAKPDQVKVIEGLIIPRCQGCNSAALLQAVGIVGAVIMPHNLYLHSALVKSRDVDRRKKDEVREANKYFFIEAIVALFVSFLINVFVVSVFASGLYGKTNQQVHDSCIAANSTHSDIFPENDDLVDADLYKAGVFLGCTFGVACMYIWAVGILAAGQSSTMTGTYVGQFAMEGFLNLRWKRWQRVLLTRTIAILPTFFIAFYEDINDLTGMNDMLNAIMSLQLPFALIPTITFTSSERIMGEFKNGLFTKILASLFSLVVILINLWFVISFLTVALTGAWWQYVLVVIVGLFYISLVIYLVLFLLVAYGFNLCCMIPLSGLTGMEENGPSLQPSFEGSYPSI